A window from Roseburia sp. 499 encodes these proteins:
- a CDS encoding EAL domain-containing protein → MLGLFCTFFGSDIYAAEKRLVKVAFFPMDGYHITNADGSYGGMDVEYLNALCEYTDWEIEYVKCDSWEEALQLLSNKQVDLVGSAQYSVERAEVYQYADLSSGYTFGVIATNPESTIAYEDFTAMQNITFGMVENYVRKGEFLQYLLDNGIENPNIIEYASTSDLQNALSEGEIDALVHTFTEVKEGQRLIGRFAPRPFYYITYQGNDDVMRELNQATADLKMNHPELETELMNEFYYNKFDKTALLTTEESAYIAGTKKVVVGYLDGFYPFSYEQDGEFKGLTRELLESSIRVTGLELEYRKMENRKAAQDSLQNGEIDILAYCADSEAVLDAEQLTTVCDYADVPLVLVTAKNQSINEIETMATVSFLQDKVGTAVEIEQAKVVTYDTQQECIDALKEGKVDAVLCDGYLAEYLMRTKIRYENLAIKNVFSSEYVISMAIREDDEMLFGILEKTIMEIDSKRVNAYMLKENTYPLISIIEFVRNNSLWIISILIVIILFIIFVAVHMIKDSKKIQKLMYKDTKMNIWNLNYLIFWGEHKLLPEHKVQYAVVYVNLAQFRRYNTIYGWSAGEHMLKRIASILIKNVDSKAEICARDQGDHFVMLLNYSDREAFMERIQEIRDEIEKSILSDTDNHMLLQMGIYYIPEDDSDLHVAINYANQALEFTGKNKGDEVKIYDDGLESLIKERHEREKLLESVDVNKDFAVYYQPKVDIRNGKIVGAEALVRFLDPTEGGAVKAPGFFVPYYEQTGKITEIDFFVFESVCKMLRRRLDAGLPVVTVSCNFSRMHFIKPGFPEHFVEILERYQISKDLIEMEITETLIVEELQQRRVKKTLDILKEKEIRLSIDDFGAGYSSLGVFEQIPASVIKLDRSFLLNQENRERQVKIMRGIVKLTEELEAQVVCEGVETEKDVALMKEIGAYVAQGYFYSKPVSEAEFEEKLVTMI, encoded by the coding sequence ATGCTGGGTTTATTTTGTACTTTTTTTGGAAGCGACATTTATGCAGCGGAAAAACGGCTGGTAAAGGTCGCTTTTTTTCCTATGGATGGATACCATATTACGAACGCAGATGGAAGTTATGGTGGTATGGATGTAGAATACCTAAATGCGTTGTGTGAGTATACAGATTGGGAAATCGAGTATGTAAAGTGTGATAGCTGGGAAGAAGCATTGCAGTTACTCAGTAATAAGCAGGTAGATTTGGTTGGTTCAGCGCAATATTCTGTTGAAAGGGCAGAAGTCTATCAGTATGCAGACCTGTCCAGTGGGTATACTTTTGGAGTAATTGCTACGAATCCGGAAAGTACCATCGCTTATGAAGATTTTACGGCGATGCAGAATATCACATTTGGTATGGTGGAAAATTATGTCCGAAAGGGCGAATTTTTGCAATACCTTCTTGATAATGGAATTGAAAATCCAAATATCATAGAGTATGCATCGACATCAGATTTACAGAATGCACTTTCGGAAGGAGAAATTGATGCATTGGTTCACACTTTCACGGAAGTGAAAGAGGGACAACGTCTGATTGGACGTTTTGCACCAAGGCCATTTTATTATATTACATATCAGGGAAATGATGATGTAATGCGTGAATTGAATCAGGCAACTGCTGATTTAAAGATGAATCATCCGGAACTGGAAACGGAATTGATGAATGAATTTTATTATAACAAATTTGATAAAACTGCATTGCTTACAACGGAGGAAAGTGCGTATATTGCGGGAACAAAAAAGGTTGTAGTAGGGTATCTTGATGGATTTTATCCATTTTCCTATGAGCAAGATGGGGAATTTAAGGGACTTACCAGAGAACTGCTGGAAAGCAGCATTCGTGTTACAGGGTTAGAACTGGAATATCGTAAAATGGAAAATCGGAAAGCAGCACAGGATTCGCTTCAAAATGGTGAGATTGATATTTTGGCATATTGTGCAGATTCAGAAGCGGTATTAGATGCAGAACAGTTGACAACGGTATGTGATTATGCAGATGTTCCATTGGTTTTGGTGACGGCAAAAAATCAGAGCATTAATGAAATAGAAACAATGGCGACAGTTTCTTTTTTACAAGATAAGGTTGGAACAGCAGTAGAAATAGAGCAAGCAAAAGTTGTTACTTATGATACGCAGCAGGAATGTATTGATGCGTTAAAAGAAGGGAAAGTAGATGCAGTACTTTGTGATGGATATCTTGCAGAGTATTTGATGAGAACAAAAATTCGTTATGAAAATTTAGCGATTAAAAATGTATTTAGCAGCGAATATGTCATTTCCATGGCAATAAGAGAAGACGATGAAATGCTTTTTGGAATTCTTGAAAAAACAATCATGGAAATTGATTCGAAAAGAGTCAATGCCTATATGCTAAAGGAAAATACTTATCCTTTGATAAGCATTATTGAATTTGTGCGAAATAACAGTCTTTGGATTATTAGTATTTTAATTGTAATCATTCTTTTCATTATTTTTGTAGCTGTGCACATGATTAAGGATAGTAAAAAAATCCAGAAGCTTATGTATAAGGATACTAAAATGAATATCTGGAATTTGAACTATTTGATTTTCTGGGGGGAACATAAATTATTGCCGGAGCATAAGGTACAGTATGCTGTAGTATATGTGAATTTGGCGCAATTTCGTCGTTATAACACCATTTATGGATGGAGCGCAGGAGAGCATATGCTGAAAAGAATAGCTAGCATTCTGATAAAAAATGTGGACTCTAAAGCAGAAATTTGCGCAAGAGATCAGGGCGACCATTTTGTAATGCTTTTAAATTATTCAGACAGAGAAGCGTTCATGGAGCGAATTCAGGAAATCAGGGATGAGATTGAAAAATCGATTTTGAGTGATACAGATAATCATATGCTGTTGCAGATGGGAATTTACTACATTCCGGAGGATGACAGTGACTTGCATGTAGCAATCAATTATGCAAATCAGGCACTGGAATTTACCGGAAAGAATAAGGGGGATGAAGTAAAAATATACGATGATGGACTGGAAAGTTTAATCAAGGAACGTCATGAACGTGAAAAATTGTTGGAGTCTGTAGATGTGAACAAGGATTTTGCGGTATATTATCAGCCAAAGGTAGATATTCGTAACGGGAAAATCGTGGGTGCCGAGGCACTGGTACGTTTTCTTGATCCGACCGAGGGTGGAGCAGTAAAAGCGCCGGGATTTTTTGTACCATATTATGAACAGACAGGAAAGATTACAGAGATTGATTTTTTTGTATTTGAGTCGGTCTGTAAAATGCTTCGTAGACGTTTGGATGCAGGACTACCTGTAGTTACGGTTTCTTGTAACTTCTCAAGAATGCACTTTATTAAACCAGGATTCCCGGAGCATTTTGTGGAAATTTTGGAACGTTATCAGATTTCCAAAGACTTGATTGAGATGGAAATTACAGAGACACTTATTGTAGAAGAATTGCAGCAGCGTAGGGTAAAAAAGACTTTGGATATACTAAAAGAAAAAGAAATTCGTTTGTCGATTGATGATTTTGGTGCAGGATATTCTTCTCTTGGTGTTTTTGAACAGATTCCTGCTTCGGTTATTAAGTTGGATCGTTCGTTCTTACTGAATCAGGAAAATCGTGAACGTCAGGTGAAAATTATGCGTGGTATCGTGAAGTTAACGGAAGAATTAGAAGCGCAGGTAGTATGTGAGGGAGTAGAAACAGAGAAAGATGTTGCTTTGATGAAAGAAATCGGAGCTTATGTGGCGCAGGGATATTTTTATTCCAAACCTGTATCGGAGGCGGAATTTGAAGAAAAGCTTGTAACAATGATATAA
- a CDS encoding alpha/beta fold hydrolase has product MKMKEFGCNNEKKMLLIHGAGASYKMWTAQIEMLSEEYHLYVPTLNGHVIGEDREYDNPMQEAKELVEWFENHEIRKIHLIAGASLGAYVAEEVLRMRPDFAEYAFIESLKSYHYGTVMTHIFSVFGEKMLRKAASVKGIMDGSYQKDYISDDMKYVLSNMTKESMQHVLLTAANYSVPQGKRSITAKTLIVYGSKEAKLCKKNTELLRQQIIDCQCIVLEGYDHGELSIGNPEKHTKMLRMWMKDGNIAKGDWDE; this is encoded by the coding sequence ATGAAAATGAAAGAGTTTGGATGTAATAATGAAAAAAAGATGTTGCTTATTCACGGTGCAGGAGCTAGTTATAAGATGTGGACTGCGCAAATTGAAATGTTGTCAGAGGAATACCATCTTTATGTGCCCACGCTGAACGGACATGTAATAGGAGAAGACAGAGAATATGATAATCCGATGCAAGAGGCAAAAGAATTGGTGGAATGGTTTGAAAATCACGAAATCCGGAAGATACATTTAATTGCAGGAGCATCCTTAGGAGCGTATGTTGCAGAGGAAGTTTTGAGAATGCGACCTGATTTTGCAGAATATGCATTTATCGAGTCGTTAAAGTCCTATCATTATGGAACAGTTATGACCCATATTTTTTCAGTATTTGGAGAAAAAATGCTACGAAAAGCAGCAAGTGTGAAAGGAATCATGGATGGCTCATATCAAAAGGATTATATTTCTGACGATATGAAATATGTTTTATCAAATATGACCAAAGAATCCATGCAGCATGTTCTTTTGACTGCCGCAAATTACAGCGTGCCACAGGGAAAGAGGAGCATTACAGCCAAAACATTAATTGTATATGGAAGTAAAGAAGCAAAATTATGTAAAAAGAATACAGAATTGCTAAGACAGCAGATTATAGATTGTCAGTGTATTGTGTTGGAGGGATATGACCATGGGGAATTATCCATAGGCAATCCGGAAAAACACACAAAAATGTTGAGAATGTGGATGAAAGATGGTAACATAGCAAAGGGTGATTGGGATGAATGA
- a CDS encoding TetR/AcrR family transcriptional regulator produces MNERFFLLDEKRQEQILNAGYKGFAQNTYAKTSMSMVAEEAGISKSLLFHYFVNKKEFYLYLYERALAQVKETLPEKNNVEERELFEVLKEHMQKKWELLKENPFLFQFMNRSYYETDETLQKELHDIMNQYMTAPISQLMQCAKHMGKRQDKDEIIHVLLYMAEGFAFANNEKIQKNPVEAMKEFERLLDYVKKLYDEE; encoded by the coding sequence ATGAATGAGAGATTCTTCTTATTGGATGAAAAACGACAGGAACAGATATTAAATGCGGGATATAAGGGGTTTGCGCAAAATACTTATGCAAAGACGTCTATGTCTATGGTTGCAGAAGAAGCCGGAATATCAAAATCATTGTTGTTTCACTATTTTGTAAATAAGAAGGAATTTTATTTATATCTGTATGAGAGAGCACTTGCTCAAGTGAAGGAAACTTTACCGGAGAAAAACAATGTAGAAGAGAGAGAACTCTTTGAAGTGTTAAAAGAGCATATGCAAAAGAAATGGGAGTTATTGAAGGAGAATCCGTTTCTGTTTCAATTTATGAACCGTTCTTATTATGAGACAGATGAAACTTTGCAAAAGGAACTGCATGATATTATGAATCAATATATGACAGCGCCTATCAGCCAACTTATGCAATGTGCAAAACATATGGGGAAAAGGCAAGACAAGGATGAGATTATTCATGTATTGCTCTATATGGCAGAAGGATTTGCATTTGCAAATAATGAAAAAATTCAAAAAAATCCGGTGGAAGCAATGAAGGAGTTTGAGAGATTGTTGGATTATGTGAAAAAATTATACGATGAAGAATAG